The Limisphaera ngatamarikiensis genome includes a window with the following:
- a CDS encoding glycoside hydrolase family 127 protein, which translates to MSRCGNILLAVGSLLAGLGFRVETKAFYLSDRVEPRVVTNLCKALPLPLNRVRLTGGPLQRARELDARYLLELEPDRMLALLRESAGLKPKAEPYGGWDGRGRQLSGHIAGHYLSAVSLMYAATGDERFKQRADYLVAELQEIQRAHGDGYLGAQTDGDGTPGKRLLEEMAQGRIRAAAFDLNGLWAPWYVHHKLFAGLRDAYRLTGNRTALEVERAYAGWVERVLTPLSDEQVQTMLRTEFGGMNEVLVDLYADTGEERWLRLAEKFHHRAVVDPLAEGRDILQHLHGNTQVPKLYGHLVRYLYTGDPFHLRAATFFWERVVLHHSFATGGHGRNEYFGAPDRLSDMIEGRTAETCNVYNMLKLTRGLFAVDPQVRYAEFLERALFNHILASMDPEDGRVCYMVPVGRDVQHEYQDMFRSFTCCVGTGMESHALHGHGLYYESGDTLWINFYAPSEADWTRMGVRVRMETDFPAGETATVRVDPAGARSFTLALRRPAWAGAGFAVEVNGTPVSDTGMSGSYLRLSRTWRDGDTVKIRLPKTLREEPLPDNPHRVALLWGPLVLAADLGPATEGRRRDGRSRERDPAEFTLVVSSTNVADWLEPVPGAPGTFRTRFTASGAEVTFRPFYQVARRRYAVYWDRYTPEAWARERALREEQAAARRRLEAATVVYIEPGNAASEEPYRFQGEGSSTVRVEGRSGRRADRWFSYEVPLTGPGPWALVVTYGNDAPRDTTFAVWVNEQKVGEQTVRRRSPEELVRFVDVTYALPESLWKGRESLVIRFEAPEGQTVAGVFGVRLIRQGAAP; encoded by the coding sequence ATGTCCAGGTGTGGAAACATCCTCCTTGCGGTCGGGTCCCTTCTTGCCGGGCTCGGATTCAGAGTCGAAACCAAGGCCTTTTACCTGTCGGACCGGGTCGAGCCGCGGGTGGTCACGAACCTGTGCAAGGCCCTGCCCCTGCCGTTGAACCGGGTGCGGCTGACGGGCGGGCCGTTGCAACGAGCCCGGGAACTGGACGCGAGGTATTTGCTGGAGCTGGAGCCGGATCGGATGCTGGCCCTGTTGCGGGAGAGCGCCGGGTTGAAACCGAAGGCCGAGCCCTATGGAGGCTGGGACGGCCGGGGCCGGCAGCTCAGTGGGCACATTGCCGGGCATTACCTCTCGGCGGTGAGCCTGATGTACGCGGCGACAGGGGACGAACGGTTCAAACAACGGGCGGACTACCTGGTGGCGGAATTGCAGGAGATCCAGAGGGCGCACGGGGACGGCTACCTGGGCGCCCAGACCGATGGGGACGGGACCCCGGGCAAACGGTTGTTGGAGGAGATGGCGCAGGGACGGATCCGCGCGGCGGCGTTTGATTTGAATGGCCTTTGGGCGCCCTGGTATGTGCATCACAAGTTGTTCGCGGGATTGCGCGATGCGTATCGGCTCACCGGCAATCGGACGGCTCTGGAGGTGGAGCGGGCGTATGCGGGCTGGGTGGAACGGGTGCTGACGCCGCTGAGTGACGAGCAGGTGCAAACCATGCTGCGGACGGAGTTTGGCGGGATGAACGAGGTGCTGGTGGATTTGTATGCGGACACGGGGGAGGAGCGCTGGTTGCGACTGGCAGAGAAGTTTCATCATCGGGCGGTGGTGGATCCCCTGGCGGAGGGACGTGACATTCTGCAACATCTGCACGGCAACACGCAGGTCCCCAAGTTGTACGGGCATCTGGTGAGGTACCTATACACGGGGGACCCGTTTCATTTGCGGGCGGCCACGTTTTTCTGGGAACGGGTGGTGTTGCACCACAGTTTCGCCACCGGGGGCCATGGGAGGAACGAGTATTTCGGTGCCCCGGACCGGCTCAGTGACATGATTGAAGGGCGCACCGCCGAGACCTGCAACGTGTACAACATGCTGAAGCTGACGCGCGGGTTGTTTGCGGTGGACCCGCAGGTCCGGTATGCGGAGTTTTTGGAACGGGCGCTGTTCAACCACATTCTGGCCTCGATGGATCCCGAGGATGGTCGGGTTTGTTACATGGTGCCGGTGGGCCGGGACGTGCAGCACGAGTACCAGGACATGTTTCGGAGTTTTACCTGCTGTGTGGGAACGGGCATGGAAAGCCATGCATTGCATGGTCACGGGCTCTATTACGAGTCGGGGGACACCCTGTGGATCAACTTCTATGCGCCTTCGGAGGCGGATTGGACCCGGATGGGGGTGCGTGTGCGGATGGAGACCGACTTTCCGGCGGGCGAGACCGCCACGGTGAGGGTGGACCCGGCCGGGGCACGGTCTTTCACCCTGGCACTGCGACGACCTGCGTGGGCCGGGGCCGGATTCGCCGTGGAGGTGAACGGGACACCGGTCTCGGACACGGGCATGTCGGGTTCCTACCTGCGTCTGAGCCGGACATGGCGGGACGGGGACACGGTGAAGATTCGCCTGCCCAAGACGCTGCGGGAGGAGCCGTTGCCGGACAACCCGCACCGCGTGGCGCTTCTTTGGGGGCCGTTGGTGTTGGCAGCGGATCTGGGACCGGCGACCGAAGGACGTCGTCGGGATGGCCGGTCGCGCGAGCGGGACCCCGCCGAGTTCACCCTGGTCGTGTCGAGTACGAATGTGGCGGACTGGCTCGAGCCGGTGCCGGGTGCACCGGGCACGTTCCGCACGCGGTTCACCGCCTCCGGTGCGGAAGTCACGTTCAGGCCTTTCTATCAGGTGGCGCGCCGGCGCTATGCGGTGTATTGGGACCGGTACACACCGGAGGCGTGGGCGCGCGAGCGTGCGCTCCGGGAGGAGCAGGCGGCTGCACGGCGGCGTTTGGAGGCGGCCACGGTGGTATACATCGAGCCGGGCAACGCCGCCAGCGAAGAACCGTACCGGTTTCAGGGCGAAGGATCGAGCACGGTTCGGGTGGAGGGCCGATCGGGTCGCCGGGCTGACCGATGGTTTTCCTACGAGGTGCCGTTGACCGGGCCGGGTCCATGGGCCCTGGTGGTGACCTACGGAAACGATGCGCCGCGTGACACGACCTTTGCAGTGTGGGTGAACGAGCAGAAGGTGGGCGAACAGACGGTGCGGCGGCGGAGTCCGGAGGAGCTGGTGCGGTTTGTGGACGTCACGTACGCGTTGCCCGAATCCCTGTGGAAAGGACGTGAGAGCCTTGTGATCCGATTCGAGGCGCCGGAGGGGCAGACGGTGGCCGGGGTGTTTGGGGTGCGCCTCATCCGGCAGGGTGCGGCCCCCTAA
- a CDS encoding Gfo/Idh/MocA family protein produces MKTSRKPLDAGQDSRSLAGASGAGVSRRRFLRRLALGAAGVAAPMIVPAHVLGGAGRVAPNDKIRLAGIGVGGMGAANLQALAPYCDIVALCDVDDQRAAETFARYPSARRYKDFRRMFEEFSDKFDAVVVSSPDHTHAVASMMAINHRKHVYCEKPLAHSVHEVRALMRAAAEAGVVTQLGNQGHSFDSIRDCVEWLQAGAIGRVHTIYCGCEAVNSGLDQLAEVRKGRPVPPTLDWDLWLGPVPWRPYHPAYVPGAWRGWTAFGSGTIGDWVCHVVDPVFWALDLGAPRTVVARVRDWDPRTQGEAYPKGDVVTFEFPAKGGRGPVTLHWYSGTERIPRPEGFDPEEPDVKTGAIVVGDRGMMVYGSHGASRVHLVPDKLMKEFQRPPRRLPRGLEHHRDWVDAIREGRKAGSDFTSYGGPLTELAMLGIVAIKMPGVKLEWDAERMRFTNVAEANQYLRTPYREGWTL; encoded by the coding sequence ATGAAAACCTCCAGAAAACCTCTCGATGCCGGGCAGGATTCCCGATCCCTGGCTGGTGCAAGCGGAGCCGGTGTGAGTCGTCGGCGCTTTTTGAGGCGGCTGGCCCTGGGCGCGGCCGGTGTGGCGGCGCCGATGATTGTGCCGGCCCATGTCCTGGGCGGTGCGGGCCGGGTGGCCCCCAACGACAAGATCCGCCTGGCCGGAATCGGCGTGGGCGGCATGGGCGCGGCAAACCTTCAGGCGCTGGCGCCGTATTGTGACATTGTTGCCTTGTGCGATGTGGACGATCAGCGGGCGGCCGAGACCTTCGCGCGATATCCCTCGGCTCGCCGGTACAAGGATTTCCGGCGGATGTTCGAGGAGTTTTCGGACAAGTTCGACGCCGTGGTGGTATCGAGCCCCGATCACACGCACGCGGTGGCCAGCATGATGGCGATCAACCATCGCAAGCATGTGTACTGTGAGAAGCCGTTGGCCCATTCGGTCCACGAGGTTCGGGCGCTGATGCGGGCGGCGGCCGAGGCGGGTGTGGTGACGCAACTGGGCAATCAGGGGCATTCGTTCGATTCCATTCGGGACTGCGTGGAATGGCTGCAGGCGGGAGCGATCGGACGGGTGCACACGATCTATTGCGGGTGCGAGGCGGTGAACTCCGGATTGGACCAGCTGGCCGAGGTGCGCAAGGGTCGGCCGGTGCCGCCCACGCTGGATTGGGATCTCTGGTTGGGGCCCGTGCCGTGGCGACCGTATCATCCGGCCTATGTGCCGGGTGCCTGGCGGGGTTGGACCGCGTTCGGGAGTGGGACGATCGGGGACTGGGTGTGTCATGTGGTGGATCCGGTGTTTTGGGCCCTGGACCTCGGGGCACCGCGGACGGTGGTGGCAAGGGTTCGGGATTGGGACCCGCGCACCCAGGGCGAGGCGTATCCGAAGGGCGACGTGGTCACGTTCGAGTTTCCGGCCAAGGGCGGTCGCGGTCCCGTGACGTTGCATTGGTACAGCGGCACCGAGCGGATTCCGCGGCCCGAAGGGTTTGACCCGGAAGAGCCGGACGTGAAGACCGGGGCGATCGTCGTGGGCGATCGCGGGATGATGGTTTACGGGTCGCACGGCGCTTCCCGCGTACATCTGGTGCCGGACAAGCTGATGAAGGAGTTCCAGCGACCTCCGCGGCGGTTGCCGCGCGGCCTGGAACATCATCGGGACTGGGTGGATGCCATTCGGGAGGGCCGCAAGGCGGGTTCGGACTTCACGAGCTACGGCGGTCCGTTGACCGAGCTGGCCATGTTGGGGATTGTGGCGATCAAGATGCCCGGCGTGAAACTGGAATGGGATGCCGAGCGGATGCGGTTCACCAACGTGGCGGAAGCCAACCAGTACCTCCGGACGCCTTACCGGGAGGGGTGGACGCTGTAG
- a CDS encoding DUF3568 family protein, with protein MRSVLWAGFLGLALVASGCVGTLDGRHRAGVPFVKDSVEGRYERPVERVYAAAREVIRYNGTLTRETTQLGETNTVRVLEGKVNQRSVWVRVEPLDPKVTRVVVQVRTPAGGKDLDLAHELEKQIALQLTR; from the coding sequence ATGAGAAGCGTGTTGTGGGCAGGGTTTTTGGGCCTGGCATTGGTGGCCTCGGGTTGTGTGGGCACGTTGGACGGACGCCACCGGGCGGGTGTGCCATTCGTGAAGGATTCTGTAGAAGGGCGTTATGAGCGCCCGGTGGAACGGGTGTACGCCGCTGCGCGTGAGGTGATCCGGTACAATGGGACCCTGACGCGGGAGACGACGCAGTTGGGTGAGACGAACACCGTACGGGTGCTGGAGGGGAAGGTGAATCAGCGGTCGGTTTGGGTGCGGGTGGAACCGCTGGATCCCAAGGTGACGCGCGTGGTCGTGCAGGTGCGGACGCCCGCCGGTGGGAAGGACCTGGACCTGGCCCACGAGCTGGAGAAGCAGATTGCGCTGCAATTAACGCGGTAA
- a CDS encoding 4Fe-4S dicluster domain-containing protein, giving the protein MLGEGLAKGLLTTARNFVGSYVSRDRLVTVQYPEERRPLPEAARSFPFLVYDGEDPVAGLRCVACKICETECPPQCIYIVKDKVKKPDHTGKLQNQPLIFDIDISVCMSCQICVEVCPFDAIKMDVAYELSTTDRFGGLLLHKEQLSKPNSYYHKIHPTEAAEVDARLAAARARAAAPRSAAAGQPTPAPASRG; this is encoded by the coding sequence ATGCTGGGTGAGGGTTTGGCCAAAGGGTTGTTGACCACGGCGCGGAACTTCGTGGGCAGCTACGTGTCGCGGGACCGGCTGGTGACGGTCCAGTATCCGGAGGAACGCCGGCCGTTACCCGAGGCGGCGCGATCGTTTCCCTTTCTGGTGTACGACGGGGAGGATCCGGTGGCCGGCCTCCGGTGCGTGGCGTGCAAGATCTGCGAGACGGAATGTCCGCCCCAATGCATCTACATCGTCAAGGACAAGGTCAAGAAACCGGATCACACCGGGAAACTGCAGAACCAGCCGCTGATCTTCGACATCGACATTTCGGTCTGCATGAGCTGTCAGATCTGCGTGGAGGTGTGCCCGTTTGATGCCATCAAGATGGACGTGGCCTACGAGTTGAGCACGACGGACCGTTTCGGAGGGCTGCTGCTGCACAAGGAACAGTTGAGCAAACCCAACAGTTACTACCACAAGATCCACCCGACGGAAGCGGCCGAGGTGGATGCACGATTGGCTGCGGCGCGGGCCAGGGCGGCGGCGCCCAGGTCGGCTGCCGCGGGCCAGCCGACGCCGGCGCCGGCGAGCCGGGGCTGA
- a CDS encoding tetratricopeptide repeat protein yields MGPSWELVADILIALVLFAGLIWFLAVWMRHSRDEPVTLVLKWCATGLAILAFLITAALPYTRLLAPIVAAVCGVLLSILWTPNIVEVLFKPLWHAWTGGDEQPEPRPFYAIARAKRQRGQYAAALAEVRAQLARFPHDFEGHMLAAEILAQNMLDLDGAELTIQRLIQLPEITDPQKAYALSTLADWYLRIGQDTDNARRILQQLVEQYPDTDLATTARQRLARLPTAEQLTDRHEPARVKLRKGIENIGLQRTPVTLAPQPDPPETLAARYVQHLEQHPDDFHTREQLAVLYADGFQRLDLAEDQLEQLIHHPGATPAQIVHWIHLLADLQIRHGKDQPTVRATLERISELFPDSPYAEQAQRRINLLALEFKRREIAPTVKLGQYESNLGLKGRLPR; encoded by the coding sequence ATGGGACCGTCCTGGGAACTGGTGGCCGACATCCTGATCGCGCTGGTCTTGTTCGCCGGCCTGATCTGGTTCTTGGCCGTTTGGATGCGCCATTCCCGCGATGAACCGGTGACTCTCGTACTCAAATGGTGCGCCACCGGCCTCGCCATCCTGGCCTTCCTGATTACCGCGGCTCTGCCCTACACGCGCCTGCTGGCCCCCATCGTGGCCGCCGTATGCGGAGTCCTGCTGTCCATCCTCTGGACCCCCAACATCGTCGAGGTCCTCTTCAAACCCCTATGGCATGCCTGGACCGGAGGGGATGAACAACCCGAACCGCGCCCGTTTTACGCGATTGCCCGGGCCAAACGACAGCGCGGCCAGTACGCCGCCGCCCTCGCCGAGGTCCGTGCCCAACTGGCCAGGTTCCCCCACGATTTCGAAGGCCACATGCTCGCCGCCGAAATCCTGGCCCAGAACATGCTCGACCTGGACGGCGCAGAGTTGACCATCCAGCGCCTGATCCAACTGCCCGAGATCACCGACCCCCAAAAGGCCTATGCCCTTTCCACCCTGGCCGACTGGTACCTGCGGATCGGTCAGGACACCGACAACGCCCGACGCATCCTCCAACAACTGGTCGAGCAATACCCCGATACCGACCTGGCCACCACGGCCCGCCAACGCCTGGCCCGGCTCCCCACCGCGGAACAGCTCACCGACCGACACGAACCCGCACGCGTCAAGCTGCGCAAAGGCATCGAAAACATCGGCCTACAACGCACACCAGTCACCCTCGCACCGCAGCCCGACCCGCCCGAAACCCTCGCCGCCCGCTACGTCCAACACCTCGAACAGCATCCGGACGACTTCCACACCCGCGAACAACTCGCCGTCCTGTACGCCGACGGTTTCCAGCGACTCGACCTGGCGGAGGATCAACTCGAGCAGCTCATCCATCATCCGGGCGCCACACCGGCTCAAATCGTGCACTGGATCCATCTGCTGGCCGATCTTCAGATCCGGCACGGCAAGGACCAACCAACTGTCCGCGCCACCCTCGAACGAATCAGCGAACTGTTCCCCGACTCCCCCTACGCCGAGCAGGCCCAACGCCGCATCAACCTGCTCGCGCTGGAATTCAAACGACGCGAAATCGCCCCAACGGTCAAACTGGGCCAGTACGAATCAAACCTCGGCCTCAAAGGTCGGTTACCGCGTTAA
- the nuoH gene encoding NADH-quinone oxidoreductase subunit NuoH has product MLEGLSVAVKGVVLRALMTVLPAWAEPWVSGLLSAAAVGTVFGLLFGIVTVLERKGLARMQNRYGPNRVGIPLTRVRLAGFGQFLADGIKALTKEDLVPRAADRVVHFLAPVVMVIPALLALSVIPYGRECVPVDLEAGLLFFFAVGAATELAVFMAGWSSRNKYSLLGAMRGIAQMLSYEVPLVLAVVPVVMAAGSLSLVRIVEAQAAQGSGWTGWYVTTPWGLAGFLLFLAAALAEANRSPFDLPEGESEIVAGYFIEYSGFKFALFFLGEYLGLFAALGLAITLFLGGWQAPVTALDWLPSWFWFFAKLLVLIGVAIWVRGSWPRLRVDQLMGLAWKFMLPLALVNLVSAVLWRYVPGALLQWAVCGGLFVAAYVSLARGLAGAGGWGRRTYRFAE; this is encoded by the coding sequence ATGTTGGAAGGACTTTCGGTGGCTGTAAAAGGGGTGGTGCTGCGGGCGTTGATGACGGTCCTGCCCGCATGGGCGGAGCCGTGGGTGTCCGGTTTGTTGTCGGCTGCGGCGGTGGGGACCGTGTTTGGCCTGTTGTTCGGCATCGTGACGGTGCTGGAGCGAAAAGGGCTGGCCCGGATGCAGAACCGTTACGGACCGAATCGCGTGGGTATCCCGCTGACCCGGGTTCGCCTGGCCGGTTTTGGCCAGTTTCTGGCCGATGGCATCAAGGCGCTGACGAAGGAGGACCTGGTACCGCGTGCGGCGGACCGGGTGGTGCATTTTCTGGCGCCGGTGGTGATGGTGATTCCGGCCCTGCTGGCCCTTTCCGTCATTCCCTATGGCCGGGAGTGTGTGCCAGTGGATCTTGAGGCGGGGCTGCTGTTCTTTTTTGCGGTGGGTGCGGCGACCGAACTGGCCGTGTTCATGGCCGGCTGGTCCAGTCGGAACAAGTATTCGTTGTTGGGGGCCATGCGCGGGATCGCCCAGATGTTGAGTTATGAGGTGCCGCTGGTACTGGCGGTGGTGCCGGTGGTGATGGCGGCGGGTTCGTTGTCGTTGGTGCGGATTGTGGAGGCGCAGGCGGCGCAAGGGTCGGGTTGGACCGGCTGGTATGTGACGACTCCGTGGGGTTTGGCCGGGTTTCTGTTGTTCCTGGCGGCCGCGTTGGCCGAGGCAAACCGGTCGCCGTTTGACCTGCCGGAGGGCGAGTCGGAGATTGTGGCCGGGTATTTCATTGAGTACTCGGGCTTCAAGTTTGCGCTGTTTTTCCTGGGTGAATACCTGGGGTTGTTTGCCGCGTTGGGGCTGGCCATCACGTTGTTTCTGGGCGGGTGGCAGGCGCCGGTGACGGCGCTGGATTGGCTGCCGTCATGGTTTTGGTTCTTTGCCAAGTTGCTGGTGCTGATCGGGGTGGCCATTTGGGTGCGAGGTTCGTGGCCCCGGTTGCGCGTGGACCAGCTGATGGGCCTGGCGTGGAAATTCATGCTGCCGCTGGCGTTGGTGAACCTGGTCAGTGCCGTGTTGTGGCGATACGTGCCGGGTGCGCTGTTGCAATGGGCGGTTTGTGGCGGGCTGTTTGTGGCGGCGTACGTCAGTTTGGCGCGGGGCCTGGCCGGGGCCGGCGGCTGGGGACGACGGACCTACCGTTTTGCGGAATAA
- a CDS encoding CvpA family protein, with protein MTIWILVLVLLASVTALGYRQGGVRVAFSLVGILLGVWLAIPMSPWMGKVLGWIGVKHPFWAWILPPVLVFWLINGLFKAVAFQVHRKVDVFFKYHAGDLHRALFERLNARLGACLGFVNGTIYTLLVCLGIYMFGYWTTQLGSEEGDPWTMRLFNRLAHDLEETRLHRAVAALDPLPEVYYQAADFVGLLFHNPMLEGRLARYPALLEIAERPELHGFAQDTSWTQLRQSRAPLREVLAHPQMTALMQNLDLLREIWAILEPDLPDLMAYLETGRSPKYEKEPILGTWAFDFRTAFVLYRKANPRMTALQLREARKHLSGIFLNTSLVAAPSGFVALKNYPVTRAPRPGETAPATEHRTITGRWRSENGRYTIEVQLEGQQTAWPVEIANDRLQIPSANPPLAFERDSV; from the coding sequence ATGACGATCTGGATACTGGTCCTGGTGTTGCTGGCGAGCGTCACTGCGCTGGGATACCGACAGGGAGGCGTGCGCGTGGCCTTTTCACTGGTCGGCATCCTTCTGGGTGTGTGGCTGGCCATCCCGATGTCGCCCTGGATGGGCAAGGTGCTCGGTTGGATCGGTGTCAAACACCCTTTCTGGGCCTGGATCCTGCCTCCGGTCCTTGTGTTCTGGCTGATCAACGGGTTGTTCAAGGCCGTGGCTTTTCAGGTGCACCGGAAGGTGGACGTGTTCTTCAAGTACCATGCCGGCGATTTGCACCGTGCCTTGTTCGAGCGGTTGAACGCGCGCCTCGGGGCTTGCCTGGGTTTCGTCAACGGCACCATCTACACCCTGCTGGTCTGCCTGGGCATCTACATGTTTGGCTACTGGACCACGCAGTTGGGCAGTGAGGAGGGAGACCCATGGACCATGCGGTTGTTCAATCGTCTGGCGCATGACCTGGAAGAGACCCGGCTCCACCGGGCCGTGGCGGCCCTCGATCCCCTGCCAGAAGTCTACTACCAGGCGGCCGATTTCGTGGGATTGCTCTTCCACAATCCCATGTTGGAAGGGCGCCTGGCACGATATCCGGCTTTGCTCGAGATTGCCGAGCGCCCGGAACTCCACGGGTTTGCCCAGGACACCTCATGGACCCAGCTCCGACAGAGCCGGGCGCCCCTGCGCGAAGTGCTGGCCCACCCGCAAATGACGGCCCTGATGCAAAATCTCGACCTCCTGCGGGAAATCTGGGCGATTCTGGAACCGGACCTGCCCGATTTGATGGCGTATCTGGAAACCGGCCGCTCCCCCAAATACGAGAAAGAACCCATCCTCGGCACCTGGGCGTTTGATTTTCGAACCGCGTTCGTCTTGTACCGTAAGGCCAACCCGCGGATGACCGCCCTGCAATTGCGCGAGGCGCGGAAACATCTGTCGGGCATTTTCCTGAACACCTCGCTGGTCGCCGCCCCGTCCGGATTTGTGGCGCTCAAGAACTACCCGGTGACCCGCGCACCTCGCCCGGGCGAGACAGCCCCGGCCACCGAGCACCGCACAATCACCGGCCGCTGGCGATCCGAAAACGGACGATACACCATCGAAGTCCAACTGGAGGGCCAGCAAACCGCCTGGCCCGTCGAGATCGCAAACGATCGCCTGCAGATCCCCTCGGCCAACCCGCCCCTGGCGTTTGAACGCGACTCGGTGTAA